One Sphingomonas sp. FARSPH DNA segment encodes these proteins:
- a CDS encoding glycoside hydrolase family 125 protein translates to MTIDRRTLIAAGAALAAAPALAARPALPSKRPAPADRRFTSRAVEREIARIQKQIADPKLAWMFGNCYPNTLDTTVRMGVVDGAPDAFVITGDIPCLWLRDSSAQLKPYLHLVSEDPKLADLFRGLIARQARSILIDPYANAFMQDPAAPTNLPWALKDETVMKPGVAERKWEVDSLCYPMRLAHQYWQATHDPRPFDATWAEAARASIRTFREQQRMTGDGPYSFRRSAPQPTETLLWGHGNPVRPVGLIASGFRPSDDACLYPFLIPANLFAVTALGELATVARAARQDDALAQEATLLAGEVAAALRRHGTMRLPDGQEVWAYEVDGYGNALFMDDANVPSLSGLAYLGCVDPADALWRRSADAAWSTANPWFFRGRAGEGIGGPHVGRGQIWPMSLIVRALSTRDAGTIRTCLETIRETDAGTGFIHETFDRDDPAKFTRNWFAWANGLFGELIVHLAKTRPALLKETF, encoded by the coding sequence ATGACGATCGATCGCCGCACCTTAATCGCCGCCGGTGCGGCGCTCGCCGCCGCGCCCGCGCTCGCCGCCCGTCCCGCTTTGCCGAGCAAACGCCCCGCTCCCGCCGACCGCCGCTTCACCAGCCGCGCGGTCGAGCGCGAGATCGCGCGCATCCAGAAGCAGATCGCCGATCCGAAGCTCGCGTGGATGTTCGGCAATTGCTATCCCAACACGCTCGACACGACAGTACGGATGGGCGTCGTCGACGGAGCGCCCGACGCCTTCGTCATCACCGGCGACATCCCGTGCCTGTGGCTGCGCGATTCCTCGGCGCAGCTGAAGCCGTACCTCCATCTGGTCAGTGAGGACCCGAAGCTCGCCGATCTGTTTCGCGGTCTGATCGCGCGGCAGGCGCGCTCGATCCTGATCGATCCCTACGCCAACGCTTTCATGCAGGATCCGGCCGCGCCGACCAATCTACCCTGGGCGCTGAAGGACGAGACGGTGATGAAGCCGGGCGTCGCGGAGCGGAAATGGGAGGTCGATTCGCTCTGCTATCCGATGCGGCTCGCGCATCAGTATTGGCAGGCGACGCACGATCCACGCCCCTTCGACGCGACCTGGGCAGAGGCGGCGCGCGCCAGCATCCGCACGTTCCGCGAGCAGCAGCGGATGACAGGCGATGGTCCCTACAGCTTTCGCCGCAGCGCGCCGCAGCCGACCGAGACGTTGCTGTGGGGCCACGGCAACCCCGTCCGCCCGGTCGGCCTGATCGCATCGGGCTTCCGTCCGTCGGACGATGCCTGCCTATACCCCTTCCTGATCCCCGCCAATCTGTTCGCGGTCACCGCGCTCGGCGAGCTCGCCACCGTCGCGCGCGCCGCACGGCAGGACGATGCGCTGGCGCAGGAGGCGACCTTGCTCGCGGGCGAAGTCGCAGCCGCGCTGCGCCGTCATGGCACGATGCGTCTGCCCGACGGGCAGGAGGTCTGGGCCTATGAGGTCGACGGCTATGGCAACGCGCTGTTCATGGACGATGCCAACGTCCCCTCGCTGTCCGGGCTCGCCTATCTCGGCTGCGTCGATCCGGCCGATGCGCTGTGGCGACGCAGCGCGGATGCGGCATGGAGCACCGCCAACCCCTGGTTCTTCCGCGGCCGCGCGGGCGAGGGGATCGGCGGCCCGCATGTCGGACGGGGGCAGATTTGGCCGATGTCGCTGATCGTGCGCGCGCTGTCGACGCGCGATGCCGGCACGATCCGCACGTGCCTAGAGACGATCCGCGAAACCGACGCGGGCACCGGGTTCATTCACGAAACCTTCGACCGCGACGATCCCGCCAAATTCACCCGCAACTGGTTCGCCTGGGCCAACGGCCTGTTCGGCGAGCTAATCGTGCATCTGGCGAAAACACGCCCGGCCCTGCTCAAGGAGACGTTCTGA
- a CDS encoding GH92 family glycosyl hydrolase — protein sequence MTSLTRRALLASTATAALPLPVFAATSAPIPPNLFVGTGGHGHTYPGPSLPFGMVQLGPDTDVERWDACSGYHSGDGSIMGFSHTHLSGTGVGDMLDVLLVPTAQKTKDAPVQLLPGPLDDPDKGYRQRFRDERAEPGYYRVSLESGVAAELTVTERTGWHRYSFPAGAGHILIDLSHLILDSSDQPPLITDATLAVDAAGTIIGARTVNRWAKGRRIHFALQLSRRPDRITFYGDGDAPQPAGSRSVAGMRLKAVLHYDDAGKAPILARCGISAVDIAGARANLAAEAPHWDFDRIRRAARARWADVLDTITVEGGTADQRTIMASALYHAQLAPTLFSDVDGRYVGLDRKVHQLPRGEAAYSTLSLWDTYRALHPLLTIIAPERVQSLVADMIRQTQQSPYGPPVWPLQGVETGCMIGWHGVSVLAEAQAKGIPGDYAAAWPGIAKRSFDFTAPDLDNSKGRDLYDAKGYVPADAFWESVSRTQEYAYDDWASAHIARAIGKTAEADRLLARSRNWRNVIDGRIGFARPRFADGSWWTPYDPVELGHMPKPWWRDYTEANGWQATFLNQHDVYGLIDHMGGDATFEAKLDALFTAPSTLPKNAPPDISGLVGQYAHGNEPDHHVAYLYAYAGAAWKTQAMVRRLCTEMYRNDPDGVIGNDDCGQMSAWFVLSALGFYPVDPVEAVYVFGSPLFERVTLRLPGGKRLVVEAPGNRADTPYVTAVAWNGRPWRKTWIRHADLVKGGTLRFTMSATPDKAYGRAPADRPPSNGRTRA from the coding sequence ATGACCAGCCTCACCCGCCGCGCCCTGCTCGCCTCCACCGCGACCGCGGCCCTCCCTCTGCCGGTCTTTGCGGCAACGTCTGCCCCCATTCCGCCCAATCTGTTCGTCGGCACCGGCGGCCACGGCCACACCTATCCCGGCCCCAGCCTGCCGTTCGGCATGGTCCAGCTCGGCCCCGATACCGACGTCGAGCGGTGGGACGCCTGCTCGGGCTATCACAGCGGCGACGGCTCGATCATGGGGTTCAGCCACACGCACCTGTCGGGCACCGGCGTCGGTGACATGCTCGACGTGCTGCTCGTCCCCACCGCCCAGAAAACCAAAGACGCCCCGGTCCAGCTGCTCCCCGGCCCGCTCGACGACCCGGACAAGGGCTATCGCCAGCGCTTCCGCGACGAACGGGCGGAGCCCGGCTATTATCGCGTCTCGCTGGAAAGCGGCGTCGCGGCCGAACTCACCGTCACCGAACGCACCGGCTGGCATCGCTACAGCTTCCCCGCCGGGGCGGGGCATATCCTGATCGATCTGTCGCACCTGATCCTCGATTCGAGCGATCAGCCGCCGCTCATCACCGATGCGACGCTGGCGGTGGACGCGGCAGGCACGATCATCGGCGCGCGCACCGTCAACCGCTGGGCGAAGGGGCGGCGCATCCATTTCGCGTTGCAACTGTCGCGCCGGCCCGACCGCATCACCTTCTACGGCGACGGCGATGCGCCGCAGCCGGCGGGGTCGCGCAGTGTCGCGGGCATGCGACTGAAGGCGGTGCTGCATTATGACGATGCGGGCAAGGCGCCGATCCTCGCGCGCTGCGGCATTTCCGCGGTCGACATCGCCGGCGCGCGCGCCAACCTCGCCGCGGAGGCGCCGCACTGGGATTTCGACCGCATCCGCCGCGCCGCCCGCGCGCGCTGGGCGGATGTGCTCGACACGATCACCGTCGAGGGCGGCACCGCCGACCAACGCACGATCATGGCCTCCGCGCTCTATCACGCGCAGCTCGCGCCGACATTGTTCAGTGACGTCGACGGCCGCTACGTCGGGCTCGACCGCAAGGTCCACCAGCTGCCCCGCGGGGAGGCCGCGTACAGCACCCTCTCGCTGTGGGACACGTATCGCGCGCTCCACCCGCTGCTGACGATTATCGCACCCGAGCGGGTCCAGAGCCTCGTCGCCGACATGATCCGCCAGACGCAGCAGAGCCCCTATGGCCCGCCGGTCTGGCCGCTGCAGGGGGTCGAGACGGGGTGCATGATCGGCTGGCACGGCGTCTCCGTTCTGGCCGAGGCGCAGGCGAAGGGCATACCTGGCGATTATGCCGCCGCCTGGCCGGGGATCGCCAAGCGGTCCTTCGACTTTACCGCCCCCGACCTCGACAACAGCAAGGGCCGCGACCTCTACGACGCCAAGGGCTATGTCCCCGCCGACGCCTTCTGGGAAAGCGTCAGCCGGACGCAGGAATATGCCTATGACGACTGGGCGTCCGCGCACATCGCGCGCGCGATCGGCAAGACGGCGGAGGCGGACCGCCTGCTCGCGCGGTCGCGCAACTGGCGCAACGTCATCGACGGCCGCATCGGCTTCGCGCGCCCGCGCTTCGCCGACGGCAGCTGGTGGACGCCCTACGACCCCGTCGAGCTCGGCCATATGCCAAAGCCGTGGTGGCGCGACTATACCGAGGCGAACGGCTGGCAGGCGACGTTCCTCAACCAGCACGACGTCTACGGCCTGATCGACCATATGGGGGGCGACGCGACGTTCGAGGCGAAGCTCGACGCGCTGTTCACCGCGCCCTCGACGCTGCCCAAGAACGCGCCGCCCGATATCTCTGGCCTCGTGGGCCAATATGCCCATGGCAACGAGCCCGACCATCACGTCGCCTATCTCTACGCCTACGCCGGCGCGGCCTGGAAGACGCAGGCGATGGTCCGCCGCCTGTGCACCGAGATGTACCGGAACGACCCCGACGGCGTCATCGGCAACGACGATTGCGGGCAGATGAGCGCCTGGTTCGTGCTGTCCGCGCTCGGTTTCTACCCCGTCGACCCGGTCGAGGCGGTCTACGTCTTCGGATCGCCCCTGTTCGAGCGTGTGACATTGCGCCTGCCCGGCGGCAAGCGCCTGGTGGTCGAGGCGCCCGGCAACCGCGCCGACACGCCCTACGTCACCGCGGTCGCGTGGAACGGGCGGCCGTGGAGGAAGACGTGGATCCGCCATGCCGACCTCGTGAAAGGCGGCACGCTGCGCTTCACGATGAGCGCGACGCCGGACAAGGCCTATGGCCGCGCGCCTGCCGACCGGCCGCCGTCGAACGGCCGCACGCGCGCATGA
- a CDS encoding beta-mannosidase, translating into MIRGLVLALMLAGVASPAIATPRDTVTLDGAWQVRIDPADTAAVKAHPKEARWLPARVPGSVQEDLIRAHRVPDPFIDTNEGAIQWVGLADWQFRRTLSVTPTMLAHDHLDLVFDGLDTFASVWVNGTRLLSADNAHRRWRADARALLHAGDNAIVVRIASPIRTLQPMVLAENNPLPGEYDSAFGDEPKGKQTSPYIRKPKYQYGWDWGPRLVAMGIWRPVRLEAWDAARIDRLQVAQDDLNDAEARLTARLSLVADRAGTQTVRVALTGPNGANQTVERQVALAAGTNIVAIPLTVAQPQRWQPVGYGAQPLYTVAATMPGDSATRSIGLRTVALDRTGGAFALSVNGVPIFAKGANLIPFDSFPARVEQGEMAQLLTGARDANMNMVRVWGGGYYLDDAFYDMADRMGLMVWQDFMFGGAVTPPDLAYRQNVAIEADEQTARLGDHPSIVIWTGNNEVLSGWENWSDRKAFKTAVGPDMQERIGSGMAVLFDRVLRDAVTRNSPGTPYMPGSPSTDYDGPVDTDANGDRHFWDVWSGSKPVERYLDACPRFMSEYGFQAMPTLETIRDFAGSLKGLTPDSPVMKAHQKFLAGEGNARLQLYLDQRLRPAKDFADFVYLTQVNQAQAIGMAARHHRACRPVTMGSLFWQLNDVWPAVSWASIDHLGRWKLLQYEARRMYAPQAIVAEHKDGATRIALVSDATTPLPATWRVTVRDMTGATLATREGTASLAPLSATDVAKLADTDLFGTADPAKSYAVAELSVGDRIVSRELVERLAPKDMAYPDPGLTLTRQGDALTINARNLARAVMLDFGAAGGSASDNGFDLLPGESRTVTITGPTPTPRTLAR; encoded by the coding sequence ATGATCCGCGGCCTCGTCCTCGCGCTGATGCTCGCCGGCGTCGCGAGCCCCGCCATCGCCACGCCGCGTGACACGGTGACGCTGGACGGCGCGTGGCAGGTGCGGATCGATCCCGCCGATACGGCCGCGGTCAAGGCGCATCCGAAGGAAGCGCGCTGGCTGCCGGCGCGCGTGCCGGGCAGCGTGCAGGAAGACCTGATCCGCGCGCACCGCGTCCCCGATCCGTTCATCGACACCAACGAAGGCGCGATCCAGTGGGTCGGGCTGGCCGACTGGCAGTTTCGGCGGACACTGTCGGTCACCCCGACGATGCTGGCGCACGATCACCTCGACCTTGTTTTCGACGGGCTCGACACCTTTGCCAGCGTCTGGGTCAACGGCACGCGGCTGCTGTCCGCGGACAATGCGCACCGCCGCTGGCGCGCCGACGCCAGGGCGTTGCTGCATGCGGGCGACAACGCGATCGTCGTGCGCATCGCCTCGCCGATCCGCACGCTGCAACCGATGGTGCTGGCCGAGAACAACCCGCTGCCCGGCGAATATGACAGCGCGTTCGGCGACGAGCCGAAGGGCAAGCAGACCAGCCCCTATATCCGCAAGCCCAAGTATCAATACGGCTGGGACTGGGGCCCGCGCCTCGTCGCGATGGGCATCTGGCGCCCCGTCCGGCTGGAGGCGTGGGACGCCGCGCGGATCGACCGGTTGCAGGTCGCGCAGGACGATCTCAACGACGCCGAGGCGCGGCTGACCGCCCGCCTGTCGCTCGTCGCCGACCGTGCGGGCACGCAGACGGTGCGCGTCGCGCTGACCGGCCCGAACGGCGCGAACCAGACCGTCGAGCGCCAGGTCGCGCTCGCCGCGGGCACCAACATCGTCGCGATCCCGCTGACGGTCGCGCAGCCGCAACGCTGGCAACCCGTCGGCTATGGCGCGCAGCCGCTTTATACCGTCGCCGCGACGATGCCGGGCGACAGCGCGACGCGCTCGATCGGTCTGCGCACGGTGGCGCTCGATCGCACCGGCGGCGCCTTCGCACTGTCGGTCAACGGCGTGCCGATCTTCGCCAAGGGCGCGAACCTGATCCCGTTCGACAGCTTCCCCGCGCGCGTCGAGCAGGGCGAGATGGCGCAGCTGCTGACCGGCGCGCGCGACGCCAACATGAACATGGTGCGCGTGTGGGGCGGCGGCTATTATCTCGACGACGCCTTCTACGACATGGCCGACCGGATGGGCCTGATGGTGTGGCAGGATTTCATGTTCGGCGGCGCGGTGACGCCCCCCGACCTCGCCTATCGGCAAAACGTCGCGATCGAGGCGGACGAACAGACCGCGCGGCTGGGCGATCATCCCTCGATCGTCATCTGGACGGGCAACAACGAAGTGCTGTCAGGCTGGGAGAATTGGAGCGACCGCAAGGCATTCAAGACCGCGGTCGGCCCCGATATGCAGGAGCGGATCGGCAGCGGCATGGCGGTGCTGTTCGACCGCGTGCTGCGCGACGCGGTGACGCGCAACAGCCCCGGCACGCCGTACATGCCCGGCTCACCCTCGACCGATTACGACGGTCCGGTAGATACCGACGCGAACGGCGACCGCCATTTCTGGGACGTCTGGTCCGGCTCGAAGCCGGTCGAACGCTATCTCGACGCCTGCCCGCGCTTCATGAGCGAATATGGCTTCCAGGCGATGCCGACGCTGGAGACGATCAGGGATTTCGCCGGATCGCTGAAGGGCCTCACCCCCGACAGCCCGGTGATGAAGGCGCATCAGAAGTTCCTGGCGGGCGAAGGCAATGCGCGCCTGCAACTCTATCTCGACCAGCGACTGCGCCCGGCCAAGGATTTCGCCGATTTCGTTTATCTGACGCAGGTCAACCAGGCGCAGGCGATCGGCATGGCCGCACGCCACCACCGCGCCTGCCGCCCGGTGACGATGGGCTCGCTGTTCTGGCAGCTCAACGACGTCTGGCCTGCGGTGTCCTGGGCGAGCATCGATCATCTCGGCCGCTGGAAACTGCTCCAGTATGAGGCGCGGCGGATGTACGCACCGCAGGCGATCGTCGCCGAACACAAGGATGGCGCGACGCGCATCGCGCTCGTCTCCGACGCGACGACGCCGTTACCCGCGACATGGCGCGTGACCGTTCGCGACATGACCGGCGCGACGCTGGCGACGCGCGAGGGGACGGCCAGCCTTGCGCCGCTATCCGCCACCGATGTCGCCAAGCTGGCCGACACCGACCTGTTCGGTACCGCCGATCCTGCAAAGAGCTACGCGGTCGCAGAACTCAGCGTCGGCGACCGCATCGTCAGCCGCGAACTGGTCGAGCGCCTGGCGCCGAAGGACATGGCCTATCCCGATCCGGGCCTGACGCTGACCCGCCAGGGCGACGCGCTGACGATCAACGCGCGCAACCTCGCCCGCGCGGTGATGCTCGATTTCGGCGCGGCGGGCGGCAGCGCGTCGGACAACGGCTTCGACCTGTTGCCCGGCGAAAGCCGCACCGTCACGATCACCGGCCCTACCCCGACGCCAAGGACGCTCGCACGATGA
- a CDS encoding glycoside hydrolase family 3 C-terminal domain-containing protein produces MILALFLAAQASDPVAAAIATMTPAQKAAQLQSTAPADRAAGLPAYDWWNEGLHGLARNGVATVFPQAIGMAATWDAPLLEAAGTVVSTEARARFNARPASADRRIYEGLTIWSPNINIFRDPRWGRGQETYGEDPYLTGTLGTAFVRGLQGPDPAHPRVIGTPKHFAVHSGPEAGRDGFDVDPSPRDLEATYFPAFRRVVTEGRAQSLMCAYNSIHGTPACAASWLMNDRLRRDWDFTGFTVSDCDAVANIHLFHHYRLDGAAAAAAAVRGGTDLNCGSAYAALPDALARGLVTQADVDTALARALRARRTLGIAFGGASPYARIKPSEVDTPGHRALALEAARKAIVLLQNTNDLLPLKPGTRIAVIGADADDLGVLQGNYHGTAAAPVTPLGGLRTAFGAANVRYAQGSVLADGAAVVVPETALRSGGRPGLSVEYRSATGIVTDHVRRIDLDLNRAAPAKGVPATGYVAHWTGEFVPPAAGRYRLILDQAQCWKDCTTHDAVRVTIGGHVLHDGPLAKGRVALTLDSDGSAQALDILLDHKSEDESFRLSWMPPAAPLLAEAVAAAQASDVAVIVAGLSPDLEGEALSVSVPGFVGGDRTDIALPAPQRALVAAIRATGKPVVMILTSGSAVAVDPADADAILAAWYPGQAGGTAIADTLAGRANPAGRLPVTFYKATSDLPAFVDYAMKERTYRYFTGTPLWGFGHGLSYTRFAYDPVQAATGIAAGDTLNVTATVRNTGARDGEEVVQAYLVPPAPAGAPSLTEAVLQRQLVGYSRVAVKRGGSTRVRFAIDPRDLSIVDRDGRRHVVPGAYRLYVGGGQPGDGAGVWHDLTVTGADMELPK; encoded by the coding sequence ATGATCCTCGCCCTCTTCCTTGCGGCGCAGGCGAGCGATCCCGTCGCCGCAGCGATCGCGACGATGACCCCGGCGCAAAAGGCGGCGCAGCTGCAAAGCACCGCCCCTGCCGATCGAGCAGCCGGCCTGCCCGCCTACGACTGGTGGAACGAGGGGCTGCACGGCCTCGCCCGCAACGGCGTCGCCACCGTCTTTCCGCAGGCGATCGGCATGGCCGCGACGTGGGATGCGCCGCTGCTCGAGGCGGCGGGGACGGTCGTGTCGACGGAGGCGCGCGCGCGGTTCAACGCCCGCCCGGCGTCGGCGGACCGGCGCATCTACGAAGGGCTGACGATCTGGTCGCCTAACATCAACATCTTCCGCGATCCCCGCTGGGGCCGCGGGCAGGAGACGTATGGCGAGGACCCGTATCTGACGGGCACGCTCGGCACCGCCTTCGTCCGCGGGCTGCAGGGACCCGATCCGGCGCACCCGCGCGTCATCGGCACGCCCAAGCATTTCGCGGTGCACAGCGGGCCGGAGGCGGGGCGCGACGGCTTCGACGTCGATCCATCGCCACGCGACCTGGAGGCGACCTACTTCCCCGCCTTCCGCCGCGTCGTCACCGAAGGGCGCGCGCAATCGCTGATGTGCGCGTACAATTCGATCCACGGCACGCCCGCCTGCGCGGCATCATGGCTGATGAACGATCGCCTGCGCCGCGACTGGGACTTCACCGGCTTCACCGTGTCGGATTGCGACGCGGTCGCCAACATCCACCTGTTCCACCATTATCGCCTCGACGGCGCGGCGGCGGCGGCGGCGGCGGTGCGCGGCGGCACCGATCTCAATTGCGGCAGCGCCTATGCCGCGCTGCCCGATGCGCTCGCCCGTGGCCTCGTCACGCAGGCGGATGTCGACACCGCGCTCGCCCGCGCCCTGCGCGCCCGCCGCACGCTCGGCATCGCGTTCGGCGGCGCCAGCCCCTACGCGCGGATCAAACCGAGCGAGGTCGATACGCCCGGGCATCGCGCGCTCGCGCTGGAAGCGGCGAGGAAGGCGATCGTGCTGCTCCAGAACACGAACGACCTGCTGCCGCTGAAACCCGGCACGCGGATCGCGGTGATCGGCGCGGATGCCGACGACCTCGGGGTATTGCAGGGCAATTACCACGGCACCGCCGCCGCGCCGGTAACCCCGCTCGGCGGGCTGCGCACCGCGTTCGGCGCGGCGAACGTCCGCTATGCGCAAGGATCGGTGCTCGCCGACGGCGCTGCGGTCGTCGTCCCCGAGACCGCGCTGCGCAGCGGTGGCCGGCCCGGCCTGTCGGTCGAATACCGCTCCGCCACCGGCATCGTCACCGACCACGTCCGCCGCATCGACCTCGACCTCAACCGCGCCGCCCCGGCGAAGGGCGTGCCCGCGACCGGCTATGTCGCGCATTGGACCGGCGAATTCGTGCCCCCCGCCGCGGGGCGGTACCGCCTGATCCTCGACCAGGCGCAATGCTGGAAGGATTGCACAACGCACGACGCCGTGCGCGTGACGATCGGCGGCCACGTGCTGCACGACGGCCCGCTGGCGAAGGGCCGCGTCGCGCTGACACTCGACAGCGACGGCAGCGCGCAAGCGCTCGACATCCTCCTGGACCATAAAAGCGAGGACGAAAGCTTCCGCCTGTCGTGGATGCCGCCCGCCGCGCCGTTGCTGGCGGAGGCGGTCGCCGCCGCGCAGGCATCGGACGTCGCCGTGATCGTCGCGGGCCTGTCCCCCGACCTGGAGGGCGAGGCGCTCAGCGTCTCCGTCCCCGGCTTCGTCGGCGGCGACCGCACCGACATCGCGCTGCCTGCGCCGCAGCGCGCTTTGGTCGCTGCGATCCGCGCGACCGGCAAGCCCGTCGTCATGATCCTGACCAGCGGCAGCGCGGTCGCGGTCGACCCCGCCGACGCCGACGCCATCCTCGCCGCCTGGTATCCCGGCCAGGCGGGCGGCACCGCGATCGCCGACACGCTGGCCGGCCGCGCCAATCCGGCCGGCCGCCTGCCCGTCACCTTCTACAAGGCGACGAGCGACCTGCCCGCCTTCGTCGATTATGCGATGAAGGAGCGGACCTATCGCTACTTCACCGGCACGCCTTTGTGGGGGTTCGGCCACGGCCTCAGCTACACGCGCTTCGCCTATGATCCGGTGCAGGCGGCGACCGGCATCGCCGCCGGCGACACGCTCAACGTAACCGCGACGGTGCGCAACACGGGCGCGCGCGACGGCGAGGAGGTGGTGCAGGCCTATCTGGTGCCCCCCGCGCCCGCGGGGGCGCCAAGCCTGACGGAGGCGGTGCTGCAACGCCAGCTCGTCGGCTACAGCCGCGTCGCGGTGAAGCGCGGCGGTAGCACGCGCGTCCGCTTCGCGATCGACCCGCGTGACCTCAGCATCGTCGACCGCGACGGTCGCCGCCACGTCGTGCCGGGCGCATACCGCCTGTATGTCGGTGGCGGCCAGCCCGGCGACGGCGCGGGCGTGTGGCACGATTTAACCGTGACCGGCGCCGACATGGAGCTGCCGAAATGA